GCCTATCTGATCCAGGGACGACAGAACCTGATTCAACAAGCCCAGACTCTGATTAACGAACGGCAAGCATTGGGTTCTCAATACCAGTCGGCCACGTCCCAGACGCACAATCAGCTCGCTCTGATGGAACGGTGGCAGAACCGCCTCACACAGGTGGCCCAGAAAACGGCTGATGCGGCTGCTTCGAAAGATCCAACCGTCAGCGGCATTCGTCGAAAAATTGGCAATCTCACCACCTACGACTCGGGGAGCCTGACGGAGCAACGCCAGCAACTGACAGATCTGATCAATATGTCGATGCTCCCCGGAGCCAAGTAAGAGAACATCAGGGCGGCGGTGAAGGGCTTGGTCAAGACTTCAGCATGAAAAGGGGCAGGTCATGCGAATCATCGTCTACACGGCAGTATTGGCTCTCGGTGTTGGTCATCTGGCGGGGGCAAAAGAGACCAAGACGCCAGAGACAAAAAATGAGATTGCTGCGGACAATCAAAATCAGTCTCGCGCCGCACTCCGCCGCGAACTGGCTGGCGACAACGCCGCACGTCAGGCCGAACTGCAAAAAATTGCAGACCAGTCCGAGGACAATCTGGCGCACTGGTCGCTGGGCATGGTAAAAGTCGGCAACGACTGGGTGCGTTATGATCAGGCGGTCCATCAGGGGGACCGCTGGCCGGAACTCTACAAATACCAGCAGGAACGAACCAAAAGCTCCAGCTCCTTCGACGATCAACTGTTTCTCGCAGATGGCTGCCGCGCCCATCAGCTTCGCGACGAGGAACGCGCCCACCTGATGGGGGCTCTGCGCGAAAACTGGAAGTTCACCGAGGCACACCAGCGCCTTGGTCATGTTCCTGCCGACGGCGTCTGGGTGACCGCCGAACAACTACGTCAGGTTCAGCACCAGCAACAGCGAGACCAGGCACGTTTCACCGTCTGGCAGCCGAGAGTCGAACGCCTGCGAAACGAATTTCGCGCCGCCGCGTCACCAGGTCAATCAAAACTGGTGCTGAGTAAGCTTGCCAAGATCCAGACTCCAGACGCCATTCCGGCGATGGAACGTTTGTTTGCCATTGAAAGCCCACAAGCGGCAGCGGTGTACCTCGATTGGGTGAGCCGGATCGACAGCTATGAATCGTCACTTGCCTTGGCGCGGGCATCTGTCTTTGCCGAGCAGCCGGAGTTGCGTTCCCAGGCCCAGTTACTGCTGCGAGATCATCCGCCGGCAGATTATGTTCCTTGGCTGTTGAGTGGGTTGGATACGGTAAAGGAGGTCGACAGCCGTTGGCAATTTGACCTTAATGGATTCGCCTCCCTGCGACTGACGCGTCAATTAATTGCGAACACCGAGGAACATCAATCGCAAGTCGAAGTGCGACAAAACCTGGTTCCAGGTTTCGATCTGCCGACGAAGATCATTGACAATGGAAACGGAACTTATCGAGTGTTTCAAGGTGCCACGGTGACGGTGGCGCCAGGCCAGATGACGCCTGTTCCGACTCAAGGCATAAATCTGATTTCAGTTATTGAATACTTGGAAATCATGCGAGAGCGTCACAGTTGGTTTGAAGTTTCTCAGGACATGCGCACAGGTCGGATTCTTCGCACACTTTCCTCAGCGACGGGAATCGACGATCTGAAAACTGCTGATGACTGGTGGTCCTGGTGGCGAGATCAGAACGATTTTGTCCTCGCCAAAGGCCAGAAAACTAAATCTAAAGACAATTACGAAGAGACCTGGTTCGTTAACCGGCGGCGAGCAATCCCCGTCACCAGAGTGGATGTGGCTGTTAATTATGTTTATCGAAAAGGGAGTTGCTTCGCGGCCGGAACTCAGGTTGAAACCGAACAGGGACTCAAGGCCATCGAGCAAATTCAGGCCGGCGACCGCGTGCTCGCTCAGGATATTGAGACCGGAGAACTTTCTTTCAAGCCGGTCTTCGACACGACAGTCCGAGAGAACGCGAAATTGCTACGGGTCGAGACTGACGGCGAGATCCTGACCTGCAGTCAAGGGCACCCCTTCTGGGCGACCGGGGCTGGCTGGTGCATGGCCAAAGATCTACAGCCGGGGACCAAGCTGCATCATCTCGAAGGCAGCACTTCCGTGAAGTCTGTCACCGAGGCAGGCGTCGGCACCGTCTACAACCTCGTCGTCGACGAGGCCCACACCTACTTCGTCGGCTCGAGCCGATTACTAACGCACGATGTGACCCAGCGTATCCCAGACGATCAGGTGCTGCCAGGCCTGCGCAAGGAATTCTCGGACAGCCTGTAGCTGTCACCCGCTCCTGTTGTCTATACGCCAATCAGCCGCTGGGCGTTAGCCCACGGTTCTCCCCTGGAACGTGGTTCGTTAGTAACGGACCCTTACGTCGCCGGAACGGGGCGTTGTTCCCATCCACGCGGCAATTCATCAGACCGAATGCGTAGATGGTTGATGGATCGCCTGGGCAGCGTTTGAACCGGACGCTAACGCGTGCCGGCTGCTGGGCGTCACCGCAGGTCACCCGTGCCAATGTTTGTACGCCATTCAGCCGCTGGGCCTTAGCCCACGGTTTCTTCATTCTGCGCCTATTGAATCTCAGGCGCTGATTCGGGCCCACTCGTCACCGGGGCCGGCGAGGCGGGTTGCGAGAGGATCTCTTGTCGGGCCGCGGCGAGCGTCGGCTTCAATGTGCCGATCACGCTGGCGAGGGCAATTCTCACCTGTGGATCGGTTTCGTTCTGCCAGATGCCGGGAATCGTCTCGGCCACCTTCGGCATTAGCAGCAGCCCGAACCGCTGGATGTGGAACGCCAACTGGTAGGCCGCGAGCTGACGCAGCGGACTGGAAATGGTGGTGGAGTTCGCGACGTTGAACAGTTCGTTCTGCACGTTCGGGCGTCCGATCGCGCCCAACGTGATCAGTGCGTCTTCTGCCACGTCCGGGTTGAAAATCGCGTTCGTCAGTGCTGGCTCGGCCGGTTCGAGATCGAACACGTTGGCAATGTTGCGAACTGCAATCCGACGCAGCCAGGCGGATGCTTCCCGCATCTGATTGAGCCGCTGATCCGGCGTCATTGTCGGAGGACTGAGCTGCACGAGGAATGGCTGAAGCGTGCGGCTGAGCTGAGCAGCGTCGGTTCCTTCATCCAGGAACAGGACGTTGTGATAGTGTGAGGCGAAGTCGACATAGCGGTCGCGAATCCCCTTGGGACCGTAAATCACGACGGGAATATTCGCTGTTCGAGCGTCCGCACGCAGATTCGCCACCGTCTGCGAGAGTTCCCAGCGAATCACGTTGGGATGCAGCACCGCCAGCGTGATATTGCCCTGTTCGGCGGCGAGCTTGAA
This genomic interval from Planctomicrobium piriforme contains the following:
- a CDS encoding polymorphic toxin-type HINT domain-containing protein, which produces MRIIVYTAVLALGVGHLAGAKETKTPETKNEIAADNQNQSRAALRRELAGDNAARQAELQKIADQSEDNLAHWSLGMVKVGNDWVRYDQAVHQGDRWPELYKYQQERTKSSSSFDDQLFLADGCRAHQLRDEERAHLMGALRENWKFTEAHQRLGHVPADGVWVTAEQLRQVQHQQQRDQARFTVWQPRVERLRNEFRAAASPGQSKLVLSKLAKIQTPDAIPAMERLFAIESPQAAAVYLDWVSRIDSYESSLALARASVFAEQPELRSQAQLLLRDHPPADYVPWLLSGLDTVKEVDSRWQFDLNGFASLRLTRQLIANTEEHQSQVEVRQNLVPGFDLPTKIIDNGNGTYRVFQGATVTVAPGQMTPVPTQGINLISVIEYLEIMRERHSWFEVSQDMRTGRILRTLSSATGIDDLKTADDWWSWWRDQNDFVLAKGQKTKSKDNYEETWFVNRRRAIPVTRVDVAVNYVYRKGSCFAAGTQVETEQGLKAIEQIQAGDRVLAQDIETGELSFKPVFDTTVRENAKLLRVETDGEILTCSQGHPFWATGAGWCMAKDLQPGTKLHHLEGSTSVKSVTEAGVGTVYNLVVDEAHTYFVGSSRLLTHDVTQRIPDDQVLPGLRKEFSDSL